The sequence GCTGATATTATTATACAGTTTAAAAAACTTGCTGTAAAAGAAAACCGTAACAATAAGCATTGAAGCAATCAAAACCGTAATATACAATTGAAGTTTAAAAGGTCTGCAAACGGAGCAAACCATAAAGGCAAAAATGAAGATTCCTACCACCCACCAGAATTCCATTCGCATATTTTTACGTACTTTTTCTAGGGGAAGATTGATTTTATGGCGTTGCTCTGTATTAATTTCAGGCGTTTCGTTTCCAATATCTTCATTCCAGGTATTTTTTAATTCATCTATATTCATTGGATTACTGATTTAAGGTTGGTTAGGGGTATATTGGTTTAAGATATCTTTCAATTTATTTTTGGCTCTGTTCATTTTCACCCTTACATTTCCTTCGGAGATCCCCATCTGTTCGGAAATTTGTTTTCCTGAAAAGTCTTCCAGGTAATAGAAAATAAAGGCCTTGTCAATAGGATTAAGGAGATGAATCGCTTTATACATTTCAGTCATCCGCTCTTCTTTATCATTGTCATACTCTTCGTGGGCAATTATATGATTAGAGAAGTCTTCATTTCCGATAAAACCTCTTCTTTTTTGATTTTTGAGAAAAATAATCGCTGTATTTAAAGCAATTCTGTATAGCCAGGTTGAAAATTCACTTTCCCCCCTGAAATTTGGATATGCCTTCCATAGTTGAAAGGTAATTTCCTGAAAAAGATCATCGCGGTCCTCTTTTTCGGACATATACATTTTGGAAATCTTAAAAATGATTCCTTTATGCTTTTCAATCTTATGGATAAACTCTTGCTCTAGTGAGGTCATAGCTCGTTACTCTATAGAGTTAGTTTTGATTTAAAAAAATTGTTACAGAAATCATTGAAAAAAAAATCCTTAAAAAACAAAGAAGCTTTTCAAGGATTTTTATTGTATGTTCAATATCGCAAGGGATTATTGCTAAAAAATATAATCTGTGCTTAAAAAATTGGAGTCATGCTCCCTTACAATGGTATTCAGTAACTTTTTATTAGAATCTGTAAGTTTTGCGGCTACCAGAGATCTTATTGAAAAGGAACGCAAGGCATCAAAAACAGAAAGTGTTCCTTCTGCGCTGTCTTTTCTTCCGGTAAACGGAAATACGTCCGGACCACGCTGTGCCTGGCAATTGATATTCACACGGCTTACCAAATTTACAAAAGGGTCAATCAGTTTTGCAACTTCCTTTGGATCTTCACTGAAAATACTTACCTGCATTCCATGGGAAGCATTGACCTGATAATCTATAGGTTCTTCAATATCTTCAAAAGGAACCACCGGAATGACAGGACCAAATTGTTCTTCATGATATAACTTCATATCGCTATTTACAGGATAGACTACAGCGGGGAAAACAAAAGATTCTTCTGTGTAACCGCCCTCTTTATTTAAAACAACAGCTCCTTTCTGTATGGCATCTTCAATACATTCTTTCAGATAAGAAGGTTTATTGACTTCCGGAAGCGGTGTTACTTTCACGTCTTTTTCCCATGGTAAACCTGCTTTCAAAGCGGAAACAGCTTCACTTAACCTTGTGGTAAATTCTGCTGCAATTTCTTTCTGTACAAAAATCAGTTTTAAAGCTGTACAACGCTGACCATTGAAAGAAAGTGCCCCAAGAATACATTCACTAACCGCTACATCAAGATTGGCATTTTTGGTAACAATAGCTGCATTTTTAGCATCCAGACTCAGGATTGCTCTTAAACGGTTCACTTTAGGGTGCAATTTTTTCAATCCATTCGCTACTTTACTGGAACCGATAAAGGCCAATACATTGACTTTTCCGCTTTCCATAATCGGAGTAATAATCTCAGAACCTTTTCCATATAAAGTATTTACTGTTCCTTTCGGGAAAGCTTCTTTAAAGGCATTCAATAAAGGATAATGGGCTAAAACTCCGTGTTTAGGTAACTTAAACAAAATGGTATTTCCCATAATCAATGCCGGGATCAGTGTGGTAAAGATCTCATTCAAAGGATAATTGAAAGGCCCCATACTTAAAACCACCCCCAAGGGTGCTCTTCTGATTTGTGCAATGGTTCCTTCTGCCTCCTGGAAACGGGAAGATTCTCTGTCCAGATCTTTTAAAGCATCAATCGTCTGGTTGATGTAATCTACGGTACGGTCAAATTCTTTAGTAGAATCGGCTAGTGTTTTTCCTATTTCCCACATCAGCAGTTTGATAATCAGATCGCGCTGTTGGATCATCAAATAGACGAATTTCTGCATGCACTTGATTCTGCCTTCCACGGACATTGTTGGCCATTCTCCAAGGCCGTTATCGTAGGCTTTTACACAAGCTTCCAGCACTTCCATGGCTTCTTCAGGGCCGATATTTGGAATACTTCCCAACAATTTTCTCTCCAAACCGTTTTCTGTAGGGATACAAACCGGGGAATAAATATTCTGGGTTTCTCCTTTCCATTCCACCAGCTCACCATTGAGAAGATAGACTTTCTGATGAATTTCGGGGACTTTATATTCTTCGGGGATTTCGTTTTCGCTTTTAAAAATATCTTGAAATGCTGGATTGTTTCCTGAACTCATATTTTTAGTATTTAATAATTTGAATGAATTGTGAAGAATAAAGGTAGATGTAAAAATTGATTTTAAGAATAGTGATTCAATAGATTTGCTCTATTTAAGAGCTATTTGAACGAAAATTAACTCAGCCAACTGAAAAAAACGATACTTTTGTTTAAAAATAAATTTCAATGTTTTCAAAAATAGTTTTCAGTACATTATTTCTTTTCTCAGCGTTTAGTTTCGCTCAAAAATCTAAAGCGATCAATACTGTTTTATTAAAAGGAACACCTGTACGTACTTACTCCAAATTACCGGATGTCAACAAACCCGCTCCTAAATTCACCCTTACGGATGTTAATATGAATGACCAGAGCTTAGATGCTTACAAAGGGAGATATGTTATTTTAAATATCTTTCCGAGTGTAGATACGGGAGTTTGCTCAGCATCTGTGCATCATTTCAATGAGGAGGCAGGAAATCTTCCCAATACAGTGGTTCTTTGTATTTCCAAGGACTTACCTTTCGCTCAAAAAAGATTTTGTGGTGCTGAAGGGATCAATAATGTGGTGATGCTTTCAGATTTCCGTTCTGATTTCGGATGGAATTACGGGGTAGAAATGGTAGAATCTTCCATGAAAGGACTTCTCAGCAGGGCTGTTGTCGTAATAGATCCTTCGGGAACCATTATCTATGAAGAGCAGGTACCGGATATTTCTCAGGAACCTAATTATGCAGCGGCAATTCAGGCTGTAAAACAATAAACAAAAAATCTCCGGTAATTATCTGTTACCGGAGATTTTTTTATTACTCTTGCTCCCTTTTTCTTTTATTTTTTTGTAGTGAGTACTATGGCGCCATGTTTTGCCTTTTGTCTATATCGTTTTATAGCTTCTGCTGGTAGAAAACTATTTATACTTTCAATAGTCTCTGGTTTTAATGTTTGTAATTCTTCTATAGAAATCTTTTTATTATTAAGCAAAACCAGAGGTTTCTCTGCGGGTCTTGAAATGGGTGCTCCCATTCTTAAAGATGGATTTCTGTTAAAATTGTCAGTAGGTATGACACTCATATTCACCCCTTGTACTTTCTCTGTTGGCTTTATTTCCTGTGCATTTACAACAGTAGTAAAACCACCTACTATCCATAGTCCAAAGGCTAATTTACTCGCCAATGAAAAGTTTAGGTTTATACCCAACTGATCCTCCCGAAACCTTCCACAAATATTTTCATTTGAATCAAAACTATTGATCAGTTCTTCATCTGAAAAACGAGTAAAATCCTGAACGGTTTTAGAGCAGACAGAACAAAATTTTCCTTTTTCATCAGGTGTCATGTTATCCCAGTTTTCATGACAGGGTGTTGGGATGGTAATTTTCATAGTATTTCTTTTATTTATAAAGATGCTGTGATGATGAAAAAGGTTGGAAACAATATCCTAATTATGGAAAACCATATTAATTAATCAATAGATCTATATACATTTGAAATACTCAAAATCAAATGTTTTTATTCTTTTGAGATAAAAAACTATCATCTAAAATAAAATATGAATTTAAAAATCAATGGTTTTCTCAATATTCCATTTGGCGAAAATCAACAAAAAGTCAGTGAAATGATGAGAGAGAAAGGCGGAATTCTTAGTTTGGAAGACAGTAGTCATAACACTTTAATCTTCGACAATATACAATTTGCTGGATATCCAACAACATTGATTGCTATAAATTTCTTAAAAGATGAATTCTGTAGAGCGATGATTTTTATAAAAGCGAGCTTAGAAAGTAGAACTATTGATTTGTACAAACAGATTAAAGAAGAAATAAATGAAAAATATTATCAAACAAAAGTTGATTTTGAAAATTATGAATATCCTTTTAAAAAACACGATGGACATACTGAAACGGCAATTACTTTAGGTAAAGCTATTTTTTCGGCATATTGGAGTTTCAAAAATGATGAAAGTAAAGAAGATGATTATATATCAGTTAAAATTGATGAGAATTTTCACATAATAATTACTTATGAGAATGGACAATTAATGAAAGCACTTGTAGATATTCAAAAGCAAGAAAACCATACAGATTATTAAAGCTTATATAATAATTTAGATGAAGATAAAATTTATGTATATATGTGGTTTGGAAATCACAAAAACACAAAAAAATATATTAATATTTTTCTAACCAACCTTCATCACCTAGAGTTGGGCGGCAGATTATAGAAGCCATAATTATAATAAAATTCATTTCTTTATGGCTTCCCGTAATGTTTTGATTTTTAAGTCTTATAAATTTGGATTACAATAATTAACAAGCTTAAACATGGCAAAAACCATTACCCAATTTTCACTATTCTTAGGTTCACCAAGTGATTTAGATCCTGAAAGAGTAGAGATTAATAACATTATTAATGAGCTTAATATAAGCTATGCAAGTAGAAATTATATAAACTTAAATTTGATAAAATGGGAAACTCATTCCGCTCCAGGAATTTCTCATAATTATACTCAAGATCTAATAAATAAAGATATTGGAAATGAATATGATATATTTATTGGAATGATTTGGCAAAAATTTGGAACAAAAACTGAGATAGCTAATTCAGGAACTGAAGAAGAGTTTCTAAGAGCAGTTAAGAGGTTTAAAAATGGTGAAAACCTACAAATATTATTCTATTTTAAGACAGTTCCTCCTTTATCCTTAGATCAAATTAATACAGAGGAGCTAA is a genomic window of Chryseobacterium nakagawai containing:
- a CDS encoding RNA polymerase sigma factor, translating into MTSLEQEFIHKIEKHKGIIFKISKMYMSEKEDRDDLFQEITFQLWKAYPNFRGESEFSTWLYRIALNTAIIFLKNQKRRGFIGNEDFSNHIIAHEEYDNDKEERMTEMYKAIHLLNPIDKAFIFYYLEDFSGKQISEQMGISEGNVRVKMNRAKNKLKDILNQYTPNQP
- a CDS encoding NADP-dependent glyceraldehyde-3-phosphate dehydrogenase; protein product: MSSGNNPAFQDIFKSENEIPEEYKVPEIHQKVYLLNGELVEWKGETQNIYSPVCIPTENGLERKLLGSIPNIGPEEAMEVLEACVKAYDNGLGEWPTMSVEGRIKCMQKFVYLMIQQRDLIIKLLMWEIGKTLADSTKEFDRTVDYINQTIDALKDLDRESSRFQEAEGTIAQIRRAPLGVVLSMGPFNYPLNEIFTTLIPALIMGNTILFKLPKHGVLAHYPLLNAFKEAFPKGTVNTLYGKGSEIITPIMESGKVNVLAFIGSSKVANGLKKLHPKVNRLRAILSLDAKNAAIVTKNANLDVAVSECILGALSFNGQRCTALKLIFVQKEIAAEFTTRLSEAVSALKAGLPWEKDVKVTPLPEVNKPSYLKECIEDAIQKGAVVLNKEGGYTEESFVFPAVVYPVNSDMKLYHEEQFGPVIPVVPFEDIEEPIDYQVNASHGMQVSIFSEDPKEVAKLIDPFVNLVSRVNINCQAQRGPDVFPFTGRKDSAEGTLSVFDALRSFSIRSLVAAKLTDSNKKLLNTIVREHDSNFLSTDYIF
- the tpx gene encoding thiol peroxidase — protein: MNTVLLKGTPVRTYSKLPDVNKPAPKFTLTDVNMNDQSLDAYKGRYVILNIFPSVDTGVCSASVHHFNEEAGNLPNTVVLCISKDLPFAQKRFCGAEGINNVVMLSDFRSDFGWNYGVEMVESSMKGLLSRAVVVIDPSGTIIYEEQVPDISQEPNYAAAIQAVKQ